The window GGGAAGGTCCTGCCGGGGGTGGCGGCGCTGCAGGACCGAGCGGCATGAGCCGGCCCCGCCTGGTGGCCGGCAACTGGAAGATGCACACGACCACGGCCGAGGCGGCCGCCCTGGCGGCCGCCATCGCCCGCGGCCCCCTCCCGCCCGACGTGGAGGTGGCGGTCTGCCCGCCGTTCACGGCGCTGGGGGCCGCGGCCCGCGCCCTGGAGGGCTCCGGGGTGCGGCTGGGAGCCCAGGATGTGTTCTGGGAGCCCCGGGGCCCCTACACCGGGGAGATCTCGCCGCCCATGCTGGTGGACGTGGGGTGCCGGTACGTCATCGTGGGCCATTCGGAACGCCGCCAGCACTTCGGGGAAACTGATGAGGCCGTGGGCCGCAAGACCGCTGCGGCCCTGGACCACGGCCTGGTCCCCATCGTGTGCGTCGGCGAGCGCCTGGAGGAGCGCGAGGCGGGGCGAACCGACGCCGTGGTCCGCCGGCAGGTGGAGCAGGCCACGGCGGGCCTGCCGGCCGAGCGGGTCCGGCTGCTGGTGATCGCCTACGAGCCGGTGTGGGCCATCGGCACGGGACGGACACCCACCGGCGAGGAGGCCGACCGGGTCGCCGGCGTCATCCGGGACGCCCTGGGGCGTGCGGGAGAGGACGTGCGCGTGCTGTACGGGGGCAGTGTCACCCCGGCCAACGTCGGGGAGTTTTCCGGGCGGCCCGGCATCGACGGCGCGCTGGTGGGCGGAGCCAGCCTGGACGCGTCCGCTTTCATCGCCATCGCCCGCGCCTTTTCCCGCTGAGCGTCCGCCCGGGTGGACCCGCCCACGGCGCGCATGGTAGGATGGGCGGCGGGAGATGCGAGCGGAGAGGGAGCGGGCATGATCACGGCCATCCTGGTGGTGCACTTCATCCTGGCCGTCACCCTCATCGGGGTGATTCTGCTGCAGGGGCCCAAGGGGGAAGGGCTGGGGGCGATCGGCGGAAGCGCCCGGCTGTTTCACGGCCCGCGGCCTCGGGAGACCTTCTTCACCCGGGCCACGGCGATCACGGGC is drawn from Armatimonadota bacterium and contains these coding sequences:
- the secG gene encoding preprotein translocase subunit SecG is translated as MITAILVVHFILAVTLIGVILLQGPKGEGLGAIGGSARLFHGPRPRETFFTRATAITGVLFVLTSTYLAFFR
- the tpiA gene encoding triose-phosphate isomerase, with amino-acid sequence MSRPRLVAGNWKMHTTTAEAAALAAAIARGPLPPDVEVAVCPPFTALGAAARALEGSGVRLGAQDVFWEPRGPYTGEISPPMLVDVGCRYVIVGHSERRQHFGETDEAVGRKTAAALDHGLVPIVCVGERLEEREAGRTDAVVRRQVEQATAGLPAERVRLLVIAYEPVWAIGTGRTPTGEEADRVAGVIRDALGRAGEDVRVLYGGSVTPANVGEFSGRPGIDGALVGGASLDASAFIAIARAFSR